A window from Peromyscus eremicus chromosome 1, PerEre_H2_v1, whole genome shotgun sequence encodes these proteins:
- the Krtdap gene encoding keratinocyte differentiation-associated protein, producing MKIPILPAVALLSLLALHAAQGAALGGAEEDTTVSNYAAGSEGFNNQFLNLDKLQSAFKSESFLNWQAITNMFKNALPFVNWEYFSKIKGLRSVAPDSQ from the exons ATGAAGATCCCAATTCTTCCCGCTGtggctctcctctctcttctggcaTTACATGCGGCCCAGGGAGCTGCCCTGGGGGGCGCTGAG GAAGATACGACCGTCAGTAACTATGCTGCGGGATCAGAG GGCTTTAACAACCAGTTCCTGAACCTTGACAAATTGCAGTCT GCCTTTAAGTCTGAGAGCTTCTTGAACTGGCAAGCCATCACTAAT ATGTTCAAAAATGCGTTACCTTTCGTTAATTGGGAATACTTCTCTAAG ATAAAAGGACTAAGAAGTGTAGCTCCCGATTCCCAGTGA